In Rhinoraja longicauda isolate Sanriku21f chromosome 27, sRhiLon1.1, whole genome shotgun sequence, one DNA window encodes the following:
- the rlf gene encoding zinc finger protein Rlf, translating to MADGESEQAPESLTERLRLVQGELRRRGVSPESSALYCQRFCEILIQYGEKYKATEELLPLLEVYRISIQSYTSARPCLTTECAHINFVLGQLAVSCFELLLSLPDKDVSQDLWQQLQETLQDSHIALLEFGNNELQALLAISREGGVWKNPVLQCILSKQTAPIEEVNDYLIHEGPAFLEIRIKHLMKTDRKFDAVLLAKCCTENAEINSKGAFRQIYLTCLCTMGPNEEAAKEIARVDCKEVLDIICNLESDGQDNAAFILCTTFLTHQLQQESVYCSWELTLFWSKLQRRLDPSLDSFLERCRQLGIIARTVYHIFFLIKVIQSEAEGAGLPISIELCVGALRIPFNENAEMKISICKTIACLMPDDLEVRRACQLTQFLLEPTVDAYHEVERLYKQPDQKYDQENGPIPNSLHCELLLVLKAHWPFDPEFWDWKTLKRHCRGHLGDKADAISEDELSDNELDGNELFDQMSKIPESIYDGRGKDGDASNKKKEKVMSERYYRWLQNMFFCVLCKKDYVVARMVHHAKTHVRDGIFSCPVCAKKFKRKEQFTPHVKEHIKKPKREKKQKKKFEMAEKSLHPAINVNVPTKHHSIFDDVKDSVKKEIEENDYIIFSGADSVDEDQGDVSKPEVDETVVTQWTESYPCPGTACSRSFKYYKNLTAHLKNDHLDNDENVKHFLEMNNRKALCKYCRRHFVSDYHLKAHLKVHSGLQPYICIQMDCSASFQAFADLVKHRKQHKEFRSKCTFKGCSKVFSGSCLLYHHEAQHYREAAYSCNLSGCKKFYFSKREFQTHLQTHGLSSLEEFEARLLKKGSDSSEDDGSQLMTGEEKPCPVVGNVAENATEKPNESAEKPLQSCSYSLPQGTIKTEKEYSPDDSYCPARLDGDGVDSASKGKSAYPKLQGVYSENLLVPLEKLASFKELSDIEDMMKAATLHPEINRSLAKHKITTNVADSLPGLNKLACGIDGCSMVYTLAKDLKKHIKAAHPNYYKAKRIDKHSRSVLKGSDASQDGDKAEMGEQALSTQLLSLQGQEGQSVAPIDELRKNKSVLLKAQRIKRPKNNRNAKWPAIFKDDKFICSRCFKEFSNPKSLGGHLARKIKCPLLAGNSAGTDAVEQLDKVEPPIQPADVPEVSTLEDLVRALQKLQLNKSEAVVDEVTECASALSSPLIEPLPTSTTVASMSTPLGNVSQPQPLSRELFQVDTSNEDSGVIKPFVCDYEGCAFKAMTKDGLINHYVKTHKYSKDKVLQLSRFQLRFAPFKCHICLRTFTRKTNLRTHYKQMHRFSKEDMQKGTFSYINCVSVPSNTNPQLIVPNILIKTENDCQLRTEDKLCSAPNVTERLGLSEDPGSIKTENGSLYPMTVPCQIKDYNLFGDDEYVQLGTLGGSWRQPGSDSENTMNESFTTEIECSESAESLKSEELHLNGSVESGGMMADSADESESKEESRGSRRIGAKSNLCYMLNKYHKPYHCIHKGCSAAFTGQPNLIRHYQTVHQYNREQMCLEEDQGNARKDITKVKKIFKCKFEGCTKRFQYPRVLLRHYSEIHKLAGGEAGKFACNQLDCLSSFNMYGNLRRQASDLQFKCSIDGCSRTYTIRSSYLRHVQRQHKAHYKSILLRPRKNSKSDRKSNLERCNQDCLAGGANGSSSSVKADMKLFEQEPLTDEDSSSSLLLRPPNLGRNSRENLSDEESCDSESEDDSNFENYKADLDLFNSSLKQESAFESRGHLTDEACNRKTKLGADIKRSLADDHSEDSNDSSVQDEDCERSGSSLAYCGSSVDEYDKELRKSGRCRDYLLKSADHGFAMCKNEVLRDQFPCMVDDCQTVVLSRRSVLRHYKILHKMTAKYIEQNFNTLLVCKKYSDPSREKKEPDSPFPKKAHSEQGDDGPDCSVLRQQNGETPLKTEFKMEPEQIGSGQQLQNCSATHGNGAFPGGGKALFPGKSVSSSLALGMAGRGPGFKENYANRAFLPKNGGVIANIVKQSGTQNGSVFPKLKQPLKRKSEMEVQPQRTDSEYLTQGSFFGSKENQQNQSPLQKPFDLTTYKPIGFEASFLKFIQESEDTENDVDESWHWEPPKRCKKFASHQRESAVNTGPNDSTVENCKGCSADCDQNDTAVHNSFAAIQPLISQGSTPSLENLRTILDKALTDCGDLALKQLHFLRPVVVLERSEFSTPLLELFPTKKSDELCVGSS from the exons ATCTTGATACAATATGGTGAGAAATACAAAGCTACTGAAGAACTCTTACCTTTACTGGAAGTCTATCGGATTTCTATCCAGAGCTACACAAGTGCAAGGCCTTGCCTAACTACAGAGTGCGCTCACATTAATTTTGTACTTGGTCAGTTAGCCGT GAGCTGTTTTGAACTACTACTTTCACTTCCTGACAAAGATGTTTCACAAGACTTATGGCAGCAGCTGCAAGAGACATTGCAG GATTCTCACATTGCATTACTGGAATTTGGAAATAATGAATTGCAGGCACTGCTTGCAATTTCTAGAGAGGGGGGAGTTTGGAAAAATCCAGTTCTTCAGTGTATTCTTTCCAAGCAGACAGCACCTATCGAAGAGG TGAATGATTATTTGATCCATGAAGGACCAGCATTTCTTGAGATTCGCATTAAACATCTGATGAAAACTGATCGCAAGTTTGATGCAGTACTGCTTGCAAAGTGTTGTACAGAAAATGCAGAAATTAACAGCAAAGGTGCTTTTCGACAAATCTACCTCACTTGTCTCTGCACTATGGGACCCAATGAGGAGGCAGCTAAAGAG ATTGCACGTGTTGACTGCAAGGAAGTGCTGGATATTATTTGTAACTTGGAGTCTGATGGTCAGGACAATGCTGCCTTTATCCTGTGTACAACATTCCTAACCCATCAACTGCAACAGGAGAGTGTCTATTGTTCCTG GGAGCTCACTCTGTTTTGGAGCAAGTTGCAACGGAGACTGGATCCATCTCTGGATTCCTTCCTGGAGCGTTGTCGGCAGCTTGGAATTATTGCTAGGACTGTGTACCACATATTCTTCCTTATAAAAGTTATCCAATCTGAA GCAGAAGGAGCTGGTCTCCCAATCTCAATTGAACTTTGTGTAGGAGCTCTTCGTATTCCGTTTAATGAAAACGCAGAGATGAAGATTTCCATTTGTAAAACCATTGCCTGCTTGATGCCAGATGATCTTGAAGTGAGACGTGCTTGTCAACTCACCCAGTTCCTTCTGGAACCCACAGTGGATGCATACCATGAGGTGGAGCGGCTGTACAAGCAACCCGATCAAAAATACGATCAGGAAAACGGCCCTATTCCCAACTCATTACACTGTGAACTGCTGTTGGTTTTGAAAGCCCACTGGCCTTTTGATCCAGAGTTTTGGGATTGGAAAACTCTCAAGCGTCATTGCCGTGGGCATTTGGGTGACAAGGCTGATGCCATTTCAGAGGATGAACTCAGTGACAATGAGCTGGATGGTAATGAACTCTTTGATCAAATGAGTAAAATACCAGAGTCAATATATGATggaagggggaaggatggagatgcTAGCAACAAAAAGAAAGAGAAGGTGATGTCTGAGCGATATTATAGGTGGCTTCAAAATATGTTCTTCTGCGTGTTGTGCAAGAAAGATTATGTTGTGGCTCGAATGGTACACCATGCTAAGACGCATGTCAGAGATGGGATATTTTCTTGCCCTGTATGTGCAAAAAAGTTTAAGAGAAAGGAACAGTTTACTCCACATGTAAAGGAACACATTAAAAAGcccaagagagagaaaaaacagaagaaGAAATTCGAGATGGCTGAAAAATCTTTGCATCCTGCAATAAACGTGAATGTTCCCACTAAGCACCATTCTATCTTCGATGATGTGAAAGATTCTGTTAAAAAAGAGATTGAGGAAAATGACTACATAATATTCAGCGGAGCGGACTCTGTGGACGAAGATCAAGGTGATGTGTCCAAGCCTGAAGTAGATGAAACTGTTGTGACACAGTGGACAGAAAGTTATCCATGCCCGGGCACGGCATGCTCGAGATCTTTCAAATACTATAAGAACCTCACTGCCCATTTGAAGAACGATCACTTGGACAATGATGAAAATGTAAAGCACTTCCTTGAAATGAATAACAGGAAGGCACTATGTAAATACTGCAGGCGCCATTTTGTCAGTGATTACCATCTGAAAGCCCATTTAAAGGTCCACTCGGGCTTGCAGCCCTATATTTGCATTCAAATGGACTGTAGTGCCAGCTTCCAGGCTTTTGCCGATCTGGTGAAGCACAGAAAGCAACACAAGGAGTTCCGATCCAAATGCACGTTCAAAGGCTGCAGCAAAGTTTTCAGCGGGTCATGCTTATTGTATCACCACGAAGCCCAGCATTACAGGGAAGCAGCTTATTCATGCAATTTATCGGGCTGCAAGAAATTCTATTTTTCCAAAAGAGAATTCCAAACTCATCTGCAAACACATGGCTTGTCGAGTCTGGAAGAATTTGAGGCCAGACTTCTGAAAAAAGGAAGCGACTCCTCGGAGGACGACGGGTCTCAGCTCATGACCGGAGAGGAGAAGCCTTGTCCTGTGGTTGGCAACGTTGCAGAAAATGCAACTGAGAAACCAAACGAGAGTGCAGAGAAACCTTTACAGAGTTGCAGCTATTCTCTCCCGCAAGGAACGATAAAAACGGAAAAGGAATATAGTCCAGATGATTCTTATTGCCCTGCAAGGCtggatggggatggggttgatTCAGCCAGCAAGGGTAAATCTGCATATCCTAAACTCCAGGGTGTTTATTCAGAAAACCTGCTTGTGCCGTTAGAAAAGCTGGCATCGTTTAAAGAGTTGAGTGATATCGAGGACATGATGAAGGCAGCCACACTTCATCCTGAAATCAACAGGAGCTTAGCCAAGCACAAAATCACCACTAATGTTGCAGACAGCTTGCCAGGTTTAAATAAGCTTGCTTGTGGTATCGATGGCTGCAGCATGGTGTATACCTTGGCAAAGGACCTGAAGAAACACATTAAGGCagctcatccaaattattataaAGCGAAGAGGATTGATAAACACAGCAGAAGTGTTCTGAAAGGCTCTGATGCAAGTCAAGATGGGGATAAAGCTGAGATGGGAGAGCAAGCCTTATCAACGCAGCTGTTATCATTGCAGGGACAGGAAGGCCAGTCAGTTGCACCCATTGATGAACTTCGCAAAAACAAAAGTGTGTTACTCAAAGCGCAAAGAATTAAAAGGCCCAAGAATAACAGGAATGCCAAGTGGCCCGCTATCTTTAAGGACGATAAGTTTATATGCTCTCGATGCTTCAAGGAGTTTTCGAACCCCAAGTCACTTGGTGGCCACCTTGCTCGCAAAATAAAATGCCCTTTACTGGCCGGGAATAGCGCAGGGACTGATGCAGTTGAGCAGCTTGATAAAGTCGAGCCTCCAATCCAGCCCGCTGATGTTCCTGAGGTTTCAACACTCGAGGATCTCGTAAGGGCTCTGCAAAAGCTGCAGCTGAATAAATCTGAGGCAGTTGTGGACGAAGTGACAGAGTGTGCCTCTGCTTTATCTTCACCCCTGATAGAGCCTCTGCCGACCTCTACCACTGTCGCTTCCATGTCCACACCTTTAGGTAATGTTTCCCAACCACAGCCACTCTCTCGTGAGCTCTTCCAAGTCGATACATCGAATGAGGACTCGGGGGTCATTAAGCCATTTGTTTGCGACTATGAAGGATGTGCCTTTAAGGCAATGACCAAAGATGGCCTCATTAACCATTACGTTAAAACTCACAAGTACTCCAAGGACAAGGTTCTCCAGTTAAGCCGGTTTCAACTCAGGTTCGCCCCATTCAAATGCCACATCTGCCTAAGAACATTTACGAGAAAAACAAATCTCAGAACTCATTACAAACAAATGCATAGGTTCAGTAAAGAGGACATGCAGAAAGGAACGTTCTCGTATATAAACTGTGTTTCTGTTCCTAGCAATACAAATCCTCAGCTGATTGTGCCAAATATATTAATTAAAACTGAGAATGACTGTCAACTGCGCACTGAAGATAAATTGTGCAGCGCACCGAATGTCACTGAAAGGCTGGGTTTGTCTGAAGATCCTGGgtcaattaaaacagaaaatggttcCCTTTATCCAATGACCGTTCCTTGCCAGATTAAAGACTATAATTTATTTGGAGATGATGAGTATGTACAACTTGGCACACTGGGTGGAAGCTGGCGCCAGCCTGGAAGTGATTCGGAAAACACGATGAATGAGTCTTTCACGACAGAGATTGAATGTTCTGAATCTGCGGAATCGTTAAAATCCGAGGAGCTGCATCTGAACGGCAGCGTGGAATCTGGCGGCATGATGGCGGACAGCGCGGACGAATCTGAATCCAAGGAAGAAAGTCGGGGAAGCCGAAGAATTGGTGCTAAAAGTAATCTGTGTTACATGTTGAACAAGTATCACAAACCTTATCACTGCATTCACAAGGGCTGCTCTGCGGCATTCACCGGCCAGCCTAACCTGATACGCCACTACCAGACGGTTCATCAGTACAACCGGGAGCAAATGTGTTTGGAAGAAGATCAGGGAAATGCCAGGAAAGACATTACCAAAGTAAAGAAAATCTTCAAGTGCAAGTTTGAGGGTTGCACCAAACGCTTCCAGTATCCTCGCGTGCTTTTGCGACACTACAGTGAAATCCACAAGCTCGCAGGGGGCGAGGCGGGAAAGTTTGCTTGCAACCAGCTGGATTGTCTGTCCTCTTTTAACATGTATGGCAACCTCAGACGCCAGGCTTCCGACTTACAGTTCAAGTGCAGCATAGACGGCTGCAGCCGTACCTACACTATCCGCTCCAGCTACCTGCGTCACGTCCAAAGACAGCACAAAGCCCATTACAAGTCAATACTACTGAGGCCACGCAAAAACTCCAAATCCGACCGCAAGTCTAATTTGGAAAGATGCAACCAGGACTGTCTTGCTGGTGGTGCCAATGGTTCAAGTTCATCGGTTAAGGCTGACATGAAGCTGTTTGAGCAGGAGCCGCTCACTGATGAAGACAGCTCCAGCTCCCTGTTACTGCGTCCACCCAATTTGGGTCGAAACAGCAGAGAGAATCTCTCTGACGAGGAAAGCTGCGACTCCGAGTCTGAGGACGACTCCAATTTTGAAAATTACAAGGCGGACCTCGACTTGTTCAACTCATCCCTGAAACAGGAGTCTGCCTTTGAAAGCCGAGGGCATCTCACAGACGAGGCTTGCAACAGGAAAACAAAATTGGGGGCGGACATAAAAAGGAGTCTGGCGGACGATCATTCGGAAGACTCCAATGACTCCTCGGTGCAGGATGAGGACTGTGAGAGGAGTGGATCCTCTCTGGCTTACTGCGGTTCCTCAGTGGATGAGTACGATAAGGAGTTGAGGAAGTCGGGCAGGTGTCGTGATTATTTGTTGAAGAGCGCAGACCATGGGTTTGCGATGTGCAAGAACGAGGTTTTGAGGGATCAGTTCCCCTGCATGGTGGACGACTGCCAAACCGTTGTCCTGAGCCGGCGCAGCGTGCTGAGACACTACAAGATACTCCACAAAATGACCGCCAAGTACATTGAGCAGAATTTCAATACTCTTCTGGTGTGCAAGAAATATTCCGATCCGTCCCGCGAGAAAAAGGAACCCGATTCTCCGTTTCCCAAAAAGGCCCACTCTGAGCAGGGGGACGATGGTCCAGACTGCAGTGTACTGAGGCAACAAAATGGGGAAACCCCGCTGAAAACAGAGTTCAAAATGGAGCCCGAGCAGATTGGGTCAGGGCAGCAGTTGCAGAACTGCAGCGCGACACACGGAAACGGCGCCTTTCCCGGTGGTGGGAAAGCACTGTTTCCCGGGAAGTCGGTAAGCAGCAGTCTGGCATTGGGGATGGCGGGCAGAGGTCCGGGCTTCAAGGAAAACTATGCTAATCGGGCCTTCCTCCCGAAGAACGGAGGAGTCATTGCAAATATAGTGAAGCAAAGTGGCACCCAAAATGGCTCCGTGTTCCCCAAGTTGAAGCAGCCCTTGAAAAGGAAATCTGAAATGGAAGTTCAGCCGCAGAGAACGGACTCGGAGTATTTGACGCAGGGCTCCTTCTTTGGTAGCAAGGAGAACCAGCAGAACCAGAGTCCTCTGCAGAAACCATTTGATCTGACCACCTATAAACCTATAGGCTTCGAGGCCTCGTTTCTGAAGTTCATTCAAGAAAGTGAAGACACCGAGAACGACGTTGATGAGTCGTGGCATTGGGAGCCGCCTAAACGATGCAAAAAATTTGCTTCACACCAGAGGGAGTCAGCAGTGAACACTGGCCCGAATGATTCGACAGTGGAAAACTGTAAAGGGTGCAGTGCAGACTGTGACCAAAACGACACTGCTGTGCATAACAGTTTTGCAGCAATCCAGCCTCTAATTTCACAAGGGTCAACTCCTTCTTTGGAGAACTTACGAACGATATTGGATAAGGCGTTGACAGACTGTGGAGATCTTGCCTTAAAACAGCTTCATTTTCTTCGGCCAGTTGTGGTCTTGGAGAGGTCCGAGTTTTCCACTCCCCTCCTAGAACTGTTTCCAACAAAAAAGAGCGATGAACTCTGTGTGGGAAGTTCATAG